GTGGGGGCTACCTGCTCGAGCGCTTCCCACAAGACCTGGGGCTTGGCCTCGGGCCGGATGGCGTGCTGCGACAGATACCGTCGCCAGCGCTTGCCGCCGCGCTGCCCTTTGAACAGGTTGAGCATGTGGCGGGCGATGGACCACAGGGGAACCCCCTCCTCCAGGCGGGCCTCGGCGTAGGCGATCATGGCCTGGGCTACCTGGCGGCGCTCGGGCCGGTGCGCTAGGCCGAAAAAGCGCCGATCGGCCTCCTCGAGCACGAAGGGGTCTTCATACACCGCCCGGCCCAGCATCACCCCGTCCAGGCGCTCGAGGTGGACCCTGGCTTCGTCCAGGGTCTTGACTCCTCCGTTGAGCACGAAGGTCAGGTGGGGGAAGTCCTCTTTGAGCCGGTATACCCAGCCGTAGCGCAGCTCGGGGATCTCGCGGTTTTCCTTGGGAGAAAGCCCCTGGAGCCAGGCCTTGCGGGCGTGGACGATGAAGACCTCCACCCCAACGCCGGCCAGCTTCTCGACGAAGCGGGCCAGGTAGCCGTAGTCCTCGAGGTCGTCCACCCCCAGCCGGTGCTTGGCGGTCACGGGGAGCTGCACCGCTTCGCGCATCGCGGCGAAGCACTCCGCCACCCGCTCCGGTTCCTTCATCAAGCAAGCCCCGAACCCGCCGCCCTGCACCCGCTCGGAGGGACAGCCCAGGTTCAGGTTGATCTCGTCGTAACCCCACTCCTGGCCGATCCGGGCGGCCTCGGCCAGCAGGGCCGGATCGCTCCCGCCCAGCTGCAAGGCCACGGGGTGTTCGCTGGGATCGAAGTCGAGCAGGCGCGATCGGTTCCCGTGGAGGATAGCCCGGTCGGTGACCATCTCGGTGTACAGCCGCACCCCCCGGCTCACTTGGCGCACCAGGTAGCGGAAATGCCGGTCCGTCCAGTCCATCATCGGCGCGACGGATAGGCGGTGGAGGGTGGAGTCTACGGCCATACTACCCAGACCTGATTGTAGCAAGGTGGAGTACTTGGGTTGCCCGGGTGGCCATCCCCCCATTTGGGGGGGTGAGAGATTAATTGGCCATTTACCTGAGACTTCTACTTTGAAAGCGAGGTATTTCCGTTATAGGAGGTGAATGTGCCTGTATCCAGGGGTATGACCATCCTAGAGCTGCTGGTCGTGTTGGCCATCCTGGGGATTCTCCTAGCGTTGGGAGTAGGGAACCTTCGCCCAGATCGAGTGGCCGTGGACCAGGCTGCTCAGATCCTGGCTGCCCAGGTAGGGCGCACTCGGCTCGAGGCGATCCGCAACAACACCTACGCGGGGCTCGCGCTGATTTCTAGCGGTAGCACTTATATGGGCACGAGCTTCCCAGCCGGGGGATATGTGGTTTGCCTGGATATCAACGCCGATTCAGCCTGCGGTGCGGGAGATCAGGTGTTGCAGCAGGTTCGCTTCGGGGAAGGTGAGCTGAGTCGGGTGCGTTTGCTGGCGGGCAGTGGAGTAGTTTGGATCGGCTTTGACTCACGGGGGATGCCGCGCTTGACCGGTGCTGTAACCGTGAACCTCAGCAACGCTGCAGGTACCTATGTGCGGCAACTGGGTATCTCTGTGCAGGGGAGGGCGAGCCTATGAACCGCCGCGGCCTCACCCTGGTTGAACTGTTGATTGCCTTGGCCATCATAGGAGTGGTATTCACTGCCTTGCTGATGAATCAACTGGCCAATCTCCGCTCGAGCACCCAAGCCCGCTTTCTAAGCGATACCAAAACCGTGGCTAACCAGGTGCTCGAGGAGCGGCTCTCGGAGGTTTTGCGGGTTTCCAACGATGTACCTGATAATAGCGACTTTGACGATGACCGGCAGAGCGGTCCGGGCCATGTACGGAGTTTCTGGTTTATCGACTACTACTATGGCTGTCCTACCCCGGTATTACCCTCTACCGCCTC
The genomic region above belongs to Meiothermus sp. Pnk-1 and contains:
- the dusA gene encoding tRNA dihydrouridine(20/20a) synthase DusA, with protein sequence MAVDSTLHRLSVAPMMDWTDRHFRYLVRQVSRGVRLYTEMVTDRAILHGNRSRLLDFDPSEHPVALQLGGSDPALLAEAARIGQEWGYDEINLNLGCPSERVQGGGFGACLMKEPERVAECFAAMREAVQLPVTAKHRLGVDDLEDYGYLARFVEKLAGVGVEVFIVHARKAWLQGLSPKENREIPELRYGWVYRLKEDFPHLTFVLNGGVKTLDEARVHLERLDGVMLGRAVYEDPFVLEEADRRFFGLAHRPERRQVAQAMIAYAEARLEEGVPLWSIARHMLNLFKGQRGGKRWRRYLSQHAIRPEAKPQVLWEALEQVAPTPSPIASFPKQPLPQCG
- a CDS encoding prepilin-type N-terminal cleavage/methylation domain-containing protein produces the protein MNRRGLTLVELLIALAIIGVVFTALLMNQLANLRSSTQARFLSDTKTVANQVLEERLSEVLRVSNDVPDNSDFDDDRQSGPGHVRSFWFIDYYYGCPTPVLPSTASGIRTYSLIKLRPVNCSGSTIAQSRVLPGTVRYNWQIAGESGPLGEGVLRVTVTAIHDQRLVVNLVSRVSCYDVYPSPTSDAPVPCANPGGGRP
- a CDS encoding GspH/FimT family protein, which translates into the protein MPVSRGMTILELLVVLAILGILLALGVGNLRPDRVAVDQAAQILAAQVGRTRLEAIRNNTYAGLALISSGSTYMGTSFPAGGYVVCLDINADSACGAGDQVLQQVRFGEGELSRVRLLAGSGVVWIGFDSRGMPRLTGAVTVNLSNAAGTYVRQLGISVQGRASL